The Haliotis asinina isolate JCU_RB_2024 chromosome 3, JCU_Hal_asi_v2, whole genome shotgun sequence genome segment TTATGGCATACTTAACAAGACTCTTGAACTTAACTATGAATGACACCAAGTGTTCTCGGAAGTGTGCTCCTCATGCATATGCAAAACTATTTAATTGTTCACCTGGCAGCCGTGGGAAGATATGACACATGTTAGAGTAGAGACTTGTATCAGACATCATttgtgttactaatagtcaaaTATGGAAACGTCGTTCATACGCCTACCGTACTATTTTCTGAACCTTTTGTAGGGGCATCGCATGCTGTAAACAccaaatacatatatttgtattgCTACCTTGACTTGCATAGCCTGATGTCGCGATGACCTAAACTGTCCTCAATCTACCTAGGACGTCGTATAAACCGGTTGGCCTCATATTGTGGGCTTTGTGAACAGTCTGTTTGAAAAAGCAGAACTTCATTTTTTCAGACCCTCTAATGTTTGCCTACACATGACTTATATAATATAAATTTCATGTACTGGTATAATGTGTCTTACgttattttctgaaaaacagcAAGACGTATAATTGCCAAAACATGCATAGTTCACATGAAACCTGTTTTACTGTCAGCATAATGTGATAATGTTATCACATCACCTCGGTCTGAACTTCTAAATATCAGCTTCATCGCAGCCCTTCTTATTGTAAAATTCCTACAGACAGGCTGGAGATACCATggtatattttgtaatatttacaTCGGCGCCGACAatgtttcaaccatatcgtgaccagACCAAGTTTGACGCCTTTAaagactatatatatgtatatattatgaaacctgtggtcaaaggacagtaaaacaaccagactGTCACACTTCGAACTTATAACTAATTTGGACAATATATTAAATAAAACAGACCTATGAAtcctcaacaactgaaggtagatcaccatactagggaccatggggatttagGAGATGAACAATCCATCATTCTGCATATTGCGGTGTGGACAAATACTTAATTCCCTGTCAAGCCACATGAAGAGGATACACTTAAAATTGAATTACCCGTGTTTTGGGGCTTTTTAAATCTGATTATAAGTGTGAGAATGAAGCGTTCAAAGCTGACAAGACGTACATTTGATACAATCTGAATCCTGATATTCCACGTGAACTAACTAGGATCATATTGAGTAAgtgattaatatttaacgttacatcgTGACGAgcacatgtttgatattgaaacagAATCTGTGTATATTATGataacctgtcgtcaaaggacaataaaacaactagaatatcacagttacagtaAAGGTTAAACCTATTAGCACcttttggacaaaacaatacaaaacacgATCTATGCATAACCAACAActtaaggtagatcaccatactagggactgaGGTGAATTACATAgttttgcttcctgcatggaccctagctggggTTTaaaaccatcccttcagccgctgtcGATGGTAGGGAGATTTAGCTAGATTTTAAACGATTAAAAAGTATGGTTGAGCAAAATTGACTTTGATAGTTTACGTACCGGGAggacaaatattttacactgctttaaccccttttgagggtacagccactaacaatcgcagtgcCTGTTTATACTACCATATTTACAATACAAATTATTTATGTGCAAAACATATTGAAAATTTATCAGGctattctatttcctttaaaaatgcaattattaaatgatgataaacatTATAAAAAAGGTTCCTTAAAGTCCTCACCTTTTAACTAGTATTCGTGTGTATACCCAGTATTGCCAATGCGATATCGtcacataatgacctcttcaaatctggacggACGACCAAAGTTGGTGTAAACAGTTTATCGTTTTATTGCATGTCATTTTTGTACCTACTTGAAATGgtttcacagatttgttgagctcTGCCctagcagcaaaatcggcctttgtgtttcaaagaaatgccagcgtggctgggtaaccaacgaACGACGATACCGAATTGGCCTGTAGCAtgacattatataattcaataattgtTCTTATAAGTGgctgtttacatgatacgtttttatAGCCTGAAGACACGAATGAAAGTCAGAAAACATGATATACtctttatgtttaggatgttctgaatatagcgtttgcttcaggtgtgaaaatagagctgctatccGGTAAGATCATATTGAGGAGAACACACGCTGGCTGGTTAACAGGAAAACTTACATGAAGATCTTATTCACTGTGTGAAGCTAGCTCGTGTCACGAAGTGAGACATAGGGGTTGTTTCAGTCCAACAATGGATATGAGACAGGTGATAATGGCGTATTTCTTACCTTCGTTTGAAATCGTATGACTGATTTTGTTGGTCAGTGAAGTCCGATCTCTTGTAGAATAGAGAATTACAGTTGCAATCAGAGCAGCACCTACAAACGCAATGACCACGGTTTTATGTCGGAGGGCCATGATCACAGAGTGGGCCTTACATGGCCGACGAAACTCTGCACCATTCACACGTAACGCCTATCTGAGCATGCGTCGACTCAGACATGACCCGTAATACTATACTCCAGTTATGCAATCGCTTACTTGTATTACATCCtgttaaaacacaaagcttTGTCGGATGTATGAAATAATGTATGGTTTAGTGAAAAATATGTTACCTTTCATAATGTTTTTAAATTTCAtatttagaaaatacatgtatattatttaaCATATCTTAGAGATCCTAagttgataaaaaaaatgaaactcgCAAGTTGTACCAAACGTCCTTAGTGAGTCTTCGTCGGTCTCAGGTCAATACACCCCACTGCTTCTCGACATATAGCCTACTTTTTCAGGTGATAATGCGATGTTATATGGATATTTGCATTGTAAAACGAAAGGTGTTCTCCTTTGAAATGCACCaagaatattaactcaccatTCAGATTAGTGAAAATAAGACATGTCTATTGTGTGTTGATAAAATTCGTTAATGAGACAACTAACCCCTTTTTCTGAATGCTTCGATGGAAGCAAATGCACAGCGTATTTGCCAAAACAATTCACCTTTTGAGAATGTCACTTCTAATAAATACGAACAAGAATCCtttataccagctatatggcgacggtctgtgaataatcgtctggatcacacaatccagtggccaatagcatgagcatcgatctacgcatttgggatacgatgacatgtgtcaaccaagtcagcgagcctgactatccgatcccgttagtcacttcttacgacatgGGGTTTCAAAAGATCAactgtaacccggatcttcacgggtcccagtCATCAAGACTTATGCAAATTCAAAGACGTCGATTCAACATCCATATGCTCTTCGCCTGGAAACATATCTGGATGTTCGGGACAATTTTGGAGAGCTTGCTGTCATAGTCAGTGAGCTTCGTGGGTATGCCGTTGTCATACTGAGGTTCAAAGTGTCTCTGTCTTCCCAGATCTTACCTGGcggtcaagcatgggttgctgaagacctattctatcccgatTCTTCACAAGTCCTACACgtttgagatacgatgacaaatgtcaaccaaATCTGCGATCAGATCCGTccgtcgcttcttacgacaagcatggattcctgaagatcaattctaacccggacctttaAGGGATCTGACAGAACCTCAGACAAATGGGTAGCCCGTACCCTACTTACAAGTCCTGGCATACTATTAATGCGTACATTATTATAAACGACTGTGCAAATGAATCATTCATATCAGATTTTAAAAAGGGAATTTCACACAATCATGACTGGGAACTGTTACACTTTGATATAGGTTTTCAACATGGTACCACAAAAGACCGTTTCTGTACACTGAAAATTTTCGTCACTCCCACCCTGGGTAAGTCTGTTCGAATAACTATTTTGTAACATCTTGCTACATCTTCTGACGGTGCAGTACTGTATATTATTTCTGGAGAGGGAACATTGGAAATCAGCGGTGTGGAATTTGGAAAGAGAAAAAATCTGGCCCTGAAAATCATACACTGAGTCATTGGTCCTTAGATTTTACGAAAGGAATATAAAAATCGATCACTAGATGCCCTATATATACTGAAAAGTAAAGTGTTACAATGGTTCCTCTATGAGAAAAGACTAGTAGGTCTTGAAGTGCTAACTGAATAATCTGTTTTGTCGCATATGTTTCAATCACATGTACAGAGGGCACTAATGCTGCTTTCAGGGATTTTCACCCAGGAAAATGGACAGCCGTGCATACCCTCCTGGTCGTGATATTTTAGTGATCTTGCCTTTTCAAAACGACAATTGTAGGCCACCAGGAAAGACAGAAGGAGTGATTTAAGCACACACCTTGACTATATATGGCCCGTACATAAACCAGTAAGTGAGTAATGTATTCTGTGTCAGCTTCCACAATAACATCTACCAtgacaacatccacaaatgtcaACTTTACCGCTCCAGTAGCAATATTTTTACACGGTCGTGTGCTATTGTCTCTGCTGTCTATACACGCGCTTCTCATTGTCTATTGATCAAGCGAAAACTCAGTGACTTTGCAGGGTTTTGTAGTGTTGTCACACCCATAGTGTGCAGTATACAAGCCCTTGCACTTAAACGAACACACTAATCCGATGAAAGAGGTACGGTGTAAAGATGAGGCTGTTTGGTAACTGACTGCGCGAAACGGACTGCATGAATTGAATGTCCCCCTGGAGTTGAGTTGGTTAACTATGTGCCAGAAAAAAGGACATCCGTTATTCATTGAAACAGTCAAGCGCTAGTTGCGtagatatgtgcgctatataaatattctgTCATCATGGAAGAAACTGCAAGCTGAGGGGCAACATCCTTTATCTGCAATCTGTTTCCCGTGTTCACAACTGGGATCTTAGTATGGCCGGAAATGACGTCACGTGGGTTATAGTTCATAATTACTTGCGACATAATATTCACACAAACTTGAGACACAAGGTTTCCACTCAATACCTGTGGGTGTTCAAACACATTGTGAACTTGGGCATGGTATTCGGGCTACGTTTTTACTTCACATTTGCGATATCTGTGTTTGGCTTCAGCAATGGTAGGTTATGTTTATTACGTCGTATTATCAACAGTTTTTGTATTGTGCAGGCGCTGATGACATTACCTCACTGCGTCGCAAGCCACTGGCATGGTGTTGCTGATTTCAATACTTGAATTGGGTGATCAGATAATAAACATGCACTCCCGACAGTGACATGTACAATGAGTTCAGGGTTGCAATGAGTATCAAAGGTTACAAATGTCTGCGAAATAGATTTCGAAGTGTACATATGTATGACTTTTGAACTTATTTGTGCATATTTGTGCATATTTGtgcatttattcattttcaactatagttttatgtatttatagtcATATACAAATATAGAATATGAAAGAGAATTATACATTATACAGAATAATACATTGTAGGGCACTCTATGTCTACCTAtatatctgtctatgtatgtattatgtatttgtgtgtgtgtgtttgtttgtgtgtgtgtttgtttgtgtgtgtgtttgtttgtgtgtgtgtgtatgtgtttgtttgtttgtgtgtgtgtgtgtgtgtgtgtgtgtgtgtgtgtgtgtgtgtgtgtgtgtgtgtgtgtgtgtgtgtgtacgctTCGTACACCCTGACAAATCCGCCTGCATGATTTCCTGTGCTTTGGTTATAAACCAATCAGAATTCGTCAAATTTATCCTAAGGGTTTTAAGAGTCTGTATCTGTGCGCCTTTAAGAAAGTTTATTTACTGTACTTATTACAGTTAAAGGGGATGGATGCATCGATGAAACACTGACGGCGACCAAGAAAGGAAAACATCTAACATCTCCAGGTTACCCTTTTGGGTACAAGAAGTAAGACATAAGTATATACAAAACACTGAATCAAACAATGGGTGGTTTAGATGCGTTGCAAGTGTTCTAGTTTAGTCAATGAATCAGATAAATGTGCATTTTTAGTAATGCCCTAAGGATCATTGATCACACGAGATTTATTAAATTATGGTTGCCGCGTTTCTTGATGAATGACCATATTTGCAGGCTTTATCATCTCTCATCAGCTAGGCATGACTTCCAAGCTTGCATCAATGTAGTCTGTCAGATTAAACGACCAGTCGTTTGAATGTGTATTGAGGCATTACGATCTCTGTTGATTTAGCCTGCGAAAGCCTCCTTGAATTCAATATGTCCGCCATTGCATTGCCAAATTCACACGTGTTTGCCTGATATTCTTTGTATGTAGAGCAATGCCAGTGCGGTCTTTTAAAATATGTAAACGCACAACACCTGCATGATGTTATTCATCGAAGAGAAATACCCTCCCAAGCTGAGAAATACGAACAGCACTCGcccagtgtgtgtgtttgcctTTGTTTCACTCTACATCTTTCTACATGACATATGTGAAAAACGGTTTCTTTTTTCCTTGACAGCAACTTACAATGTAAATGGGAAATTGTTGGACCCCAGCACAGCAAAATAAAAGTGAAGATCCTCAACAGTGACATCGACGGGCAGGGGAACTGTGAAGGAGACTACCTTGAGGTTCTTGATGGTAGGGTGATACACGCTCAGTCTATGTGCTTGATGGCAGGTTGATACACGTTTATTCCAGGTGCTTGATGGTAGGTTGATACACGCTCAGTGTAGGTGTTTGACGGTTGATTGATACACGTTTATTCCAGGTGCTTGATGGTAGGTTGAATCACACGGTACAGTCTAGGTGCTTGATGGTAGATTGCCACACATCCAGTCCAGGTGCTTGATGGTAGGTTCTCACACATCCAGTCCAGGTGCTTAGTGGTAGGCTGCCACACATCCAGTCCAGGTGCTTGATAGTAGGTTGTTACACGTCCAGTCCAGGTGTTTGATGGTAGGTTGATTGACTGTAAATGTCTGATGAGGTGATCAGGGTAGGTACCTTGGTTGTATTTATATCGTACATCTTGATAATATCTGCCAATgataaaaagtaatgaaactgaaaacatgaaCAGACTGAAGTTATGTGGTATAAACTGTTTCACCAGGAAGTTCGACCAGCTGGGACGTGACGTCTCTAGGGAGTGTCTGTGGCGTCGATACACCTTCATTCACAAGCAGCGGCCCCGTCATCACAATCAGGTTTATAACGGATGGAACTGGAACCAGTAAAGGCTTCCGGCTCAAGTACCACTATGAAAGTGAGTTGCTGCGTGACTGCGTGACTGCGTGACTGCGTTCTTGCATCGTCACTATTGTTGCATTCATAGTATTCAGGCCTCTATAAAATTGCGAGATTgtcataaagggcgactatcgGCGTCGACTGGCTTTCTCAAAGGAGATGCTCATGAAATCGAccactggtccagactggattatttacaggcagtTGTCTCATGGCTGGACTATTTGTGAGTGGCAATACCTTTGATCATATTGCTGTCCCGAACCAGATTCGTCGTCCTATTCTCAAtagtattgatgagtgagtgagtgagtgagtggaataTTAACGCTGCATTCAACAACTgaatctggacgagacaatcaaCATCAAGAATGTCGATATACGCAATTtgaatacgatgatatgtgcTAACCATGCCCGCGAACCCGACCATCCGAACCCCTGTGTCGTCTCTTTGACAagaatgggtcactgaagatcaattctaacccggctTGCCACGGAGTTTCTTGATCTTATCTTACTTGTTCACGCGAAGTGTTCTTAagtcacctcacctcacctactTGTTCACGTTGTCACAGCCTGATGCGCACGGTCGTTATATGGATGAACTGCAAACACGGATAAGTTGGGCACCGACCTGACAATCAACctgtattagcatgtatgagtgccgCCCACTGGCGCCTGCCATTGTGAGCGAAGGAGTCCCAGGTTATGATATTACCGACTTGCCACACCGACCACGTGAGAGTCTTACGAGCAAGGTATGTGCAGTCAACACgcggaatcaatttcatcgcCATGCACTGCAAGTTCACTTGCCTAATCTGCTCTACCATTTctaaaccaaatgggtttgctttCGCCGCGCATCGCCTCCTCGTAAACGCATTCTTTGCGccggtccaacttatccttgctTGCCAGTAGTATATTTTGTCTATGGTAAATACAATATTCCTTTTCAGACTCACAGACAGTACGCATGGCGTTCCTGTACGTCGTTGGCATATTTGTGGGCATTGTCGTCCTCATCGCTGTTCTCTTCCAAACGTTAAAGAGATGTGCAAGGAAACGCCACAATGCCAGAATTGAACTTGAAACCCAGTATCAAACTCAAGACACAGATATGCGGGTAGAGGTTATCGAGCCGACCAGTAATAACGCAGAGTTACGTCCTCCTCCTCCGACATACAACGAAGTTGTTACTAATGGcaacataaataataataaagacaGTGTGGGTGAGACTTTCCCACCGCCTTATTCAACATTACGCATATCGGATACGTAAGACTCGCCCAAGGAGATAGGAAGATAATGATACCTAGTTAAAAAGAAGGCATGAATTTACTGACGATGCAATCAGCGTCatattgtttgttatttgaGTGATGTTAGAAGTTCTTGAATTACTCCTTGTATTCGTAAAGTACACATCAGACAACAGTGGTATATATACTGTCTGGTATACACATTGTCTGGCATATGTAATGTCTGGTATATACTAGAAAAGAGTTTTTGGCAATGAAAATGATTGCTACAAAGATTTGCTATTTTTGTCAGTCTGAACGGGAAAATCCAGCatgttttcataaaatgtacaactgCACACGAATTTGGGAGAAAAGTTGAAAATGTTATTAACAATCACATCCCAGTTGATATTTTTACCTCTGTCTCTGACATTCTCTTTTATGATAGTTCAGCTAGCCTAGTAATATCACGCATCATCTTGTTAGTCAAAGCCAGTATCAAACATAATAAGTTATCCATTGAAAGTTTTGCCAATATTGTCAACGCTATTTAGAAAGTTGACAACATTGTTGGACATAAGAATAACACTTGACCTTCATTCATGTCAAACGGAAACAGTCGAGTTATGTATTGCAGCCCGAAATGTGTCATGTCATATATATTGTATGTACGCTTCAATGGGACCATTGACTTGTAACATTGCATATTGCTCAGTGTACAActgttgaaatgaaaaataaaaagatTGTACAAAATGTTTATTACGACCTTCTTGTTCTTTATTACTGACAAATGCACGTTTCCTTTAAATCTCCAAATTTTATCCCGAGCGTTCATATGCATATCACGAAAAACGCTTGCGCGTATTTGGcgtgtttacaagacatttggCCTGTTTACACGATTTAATGGCTTAATCATTTTCTTAATCCATATACAGTCATATTACTTGTTTCCCAAATGATataattttcaatgaaatttcaACAGGCAAATCAGTATACGCCCAAATTGTTAGGGGTGGTGAGGTTGCATGAGGTCAAAAAGGCGCTTGTCAATCAGAAGACGCTGGTTCGCTTCCCCTCAcgtatacagtgtgtgaagccagtttctggtgtcccctgtcctggtattgttggaatattgctgaaagcgacgtaaaatcatactcagtaTGTCAGCCTTGTGATGACGCATCCAGGACGGGATTAtgaataaactcaatttttaCCAGACCATCGGGATGAGTAGTTGTACATTTAGACCATCAGAAATCTAGCCCGTCTCGGATGGTCGGACGGGCTTTGTCATACACTGTCATTGCACAGTTTATAGTCCGACATTTCACATGGGCCCGACATAAAAATTTATTAACCTGAAAGTTTAGCCATTAAGATGGCATTGCTTTCTGTAGACTCAGTAGAGGAATACAAAGGGAGTATGAAAGTCTATAATGAAATCTGAAGCACATACCACACCGTCTGTCGTTATGAACATTGATCAACTCTGTCAAAGACATGCTTAAAAACCCAGTAAGAAAGTCTAGCCGATCTCGCCTTTATCCTTTTACGACAAGCCCTAGACTCGGTCTAGGACTCCCATACATTCCGGAAGATCTATTCTTACATGATCTTCACGGATCCTGACATCACCAACTATATATCTCAAGTGTGATATGCATCACAGGAAATGATCGTGTTAGAATTCGCCCACAGTAAcccgtgagaggcgactaacgggatccgtaGGTTAAATTCGGAGACATTGTTgactcatcgtatcccaattgtttgGATCGATGCTCGAGCTAGCCGTTGATCACAGGGTTGTCTGGTGCAGAATCacttatttacacaccgccgccatatagctgta includes the following:
- the LOC137278370 gene encoding uncharacterized protein isoform X4, with the protein product MVFGLRFYFTFAISVFGFSNVKGDGCIDETLTATKKGKHLTSPGYPFGYKNNLQCKWEIVGPQHSKIKVKILNSDIDGQGNCEGDYLEVLDGSSTSWDVTSLGSVCGVDTPSFTSSGPVITIRFITDGTGTSKGFRLKYHYENSQTVRMAFLYVVGIFVGIVVLIAVLFQTLKRCARKRHNARIELETQYQTQDTDMRVEVIEPTSNNAELRPPPPTYNEVVTNGNINNNKDSVGETFPPPYSTLRISDT